In one window of Photorhabdus laumondii subsp. laumondii DNA:
- a CDS encoding fimbria/pilus outer membrane usher protein, which translates to MAINTLFPSALRTGNQRAPGQPGSFRPRPVYLCLLCSLTATALPASAREYFNPAFLMGADGERSHVDLSAYENAGYVAPGRYLVDVYMNQNRVDSREIEFRQVNGHLQPVLTVAQLEGYGVNTRGLPAFQGKADDSLITDLTKQIPHASATLDFARLRLDLSVPQVAMQPHYSGMVDPSLWDNGIPAFLMNYTVNGSEGRYDRQGNWGGSRSRNLFASFRDGLNLGPWRLRSTQTYSYNRQRNEAAAGFSTPAQTQWQVSNTYLQRDVPSLRSEFTAGETYTGGDIFDSIPFRGMKLASEEAMLPDSQRGFAPVITGVANANAQVTVSQNGNIIYQTTVAPGPFRFTDLYSTGSAGDLTVTVKEENGRTRVSTIASSSLPVMQRPGGVKYELTTGQYHGGNLTDGSRSPVFAMGTLVYGLPHNITLYGGGLVAGNYQSGVLGSGVSLGAFGALSADVTLAHAQLQRSKDQEESGQFGQSYRVKYSKNLLSTGTGIDLAAYRYSTQHYYSFSDANSMGYSLNEYQVPWALDRRQNTWQVNLRQTLGRWGSLYASGTHNNYWNGRTDNNLSLGYNAMLMGISYNLSYNISRIRGEGHWPENRQVSFNMQVPLSLFGSSSALRGVYTRYTASRDSQGNLSQQTGISGMLWDNRLSYHLQQGWGHSGQQNSRALSLGYQGSQGSVNLGYNDSADSRHVTYGTSGALLIHPYGLTLSRSLGDTAVLVRAPGAKGVTVSNGNVQTDWRGYAVLPGGSVYHKNTINLDPSTLPEGVDIDQTSRNVYPTKGAVTLANYQVRLGSQLLLTLTHHGKPVPFGATATLAGNAAQAGSGIVGDNGRVYLSGMPSAGHVKVKWGNEANQQCTTRYQVSSDTPGKLVQADAICL; encoded by the coding sequence ATGGCAATAAACACTTTATTTCCGTCTGCACTGCGGACGGGTAACCAGCGTGCGCCCGGTCAACCGGGCAGTTTCCGGCCGCGGCCGGTATACCTATGCCTGCTGTGTTCACTGACGGCAACGGCCCTGCCCGCCTCAGCGCGGGAATACTTTAATCCGGCGTTCCTGATGGGCGCTGACGGTGAACGCAGTCATGTCGATCTCTCGGCGTATGAAAACGCGGGCTATGTCGCCCCCGGGCGCTATCTGGTGGATGTCTACATGAACCAGAATCGGGTGGACAGCCGCGAGATTGAATTCAGGCAGGTTAACGGCCATCTCCAGCCGGTATTAACCGTCGCACAACTGGAAGGGTATGGGGTCAATACCCGCGGATTACCGGCTTTTCAGGGTAAAGCGGACGACAGCCTCATCACCGATCTGACGAAACAGATCCCGCACGCCAGCGCCACACTGGATTTCGCCCGTTTGCGTCTGGATCTCAGTGTCCCGCAGGTCGCTATGCAGCCCCACTATTCCGGGATGGTTGATCCGTCACTGTGGGATAACGGGATCCCGGCCTTTTTGATGAACTACACGGTCAACGGGTCGGAAGGCCGTTATGACCGTCAGGGAAACTGGGGAGGATCACGTTCCCGTAACCTGTTTGCTTCTTTTCGTGACGGGTTAAATCTGGGGCCGTGGCGTCTGCGCAGCACGCAAACTTACAGTTACAATCGTCAGCGCAACGAGGCCGCCGCCGGCTTTTCCACGCCGGCACAGACCCAATGGCAGGTGAGCAATACCTACCTGCAACGTGATGTCCCCTCACTGCGCAGCGAGTTCACGGCGGGTGAAACCTATACCGGCGGCGACATTTTTGACAGCATCCCGTTTCGGGGTATGAAACTGGCTTCTGAGGAGGCGATGTTACCCGACAGTCAGCGCGGTTTTGCCCCGGTGATAACCGGTGTGGCGAACGCCAATGCGCAGGTGACGGTATCCCAGAATGGCAACATCATATATCAAACCACGGTGGCACCGGGGCCGTTTCGTTTCACCGACCTCTATAGCACCGGGAGTGCCGGCGACCTGACGGTGACCGTCAAAGAGGAAAATGGCCGTACCCGCGTCTCGACAATCGCCTCGTCGTCCCTGCCGGTGATGCAACGTCCCGGCGGCGTTAAATATGAATTGACGACCGGTCAATATCACGGCGGCAACCTGACCGATGGCAGCCGTTCCCCGGTATTTGCGATGGGCACGCTGGTCTATGGTTTGCCCCACAATATCACCCTGTATGGCGGCGGACTGGTCGCAGGCAACTACCAGTCGGGTGTATTAGGCTCGGGGGTGTCATTGGGGGCATTTGGCGCGCTGTCTGCGGATGTGACGCTGGCCCATGCACAGTTGCAGAGGAGCAAAGATCAGGAAGAAAGCGGACAATTCGGCCAGTCTTATCGCGTGAAATATTCTAAAAACTTGCTGAGTACCGGCACCGGCATTGATCTGGCCGCTTACCGCTATTCCACCCAGCATTACTACAGTTTCAGTGATGCTAACAGCATGGGCTACAGCCTGAATGAATATCAGGTGCCGTGGGCACTTGACCGGCGTCAGAACACCTGGCAGGTGAACCTGCGTCAGACACTGGGACGCTGGGGCAGTCTTTACGCCTCCGGGACGCACAACAATTATTGGAATGGCCGTACCGACAACAACCTGAGTCTGGGTTACAACGCGATGCTGATGGGGATCAGCTATAACCTGAGTTATAACATTTCTCGTATCAGGGGCGAGGGCCACTGGCCGGAAAACCGTCAGGTATCATTCAATATGCAGGTCCCACTGAGTCTCTTTGGATCATCGTCGGCGTTACGGGGCGTTTACACCCGCTATACCGCCTCACGCGACTCGCAGGGTAACCTCTCTCAACAGACCGGCATCAGTGGCATGTTATGGGATAACCGCCTGAGTTATCACCTCCAGCAAGGCTGGGGACACAGCGGCCAGCAAAACAGCCGGGCCCTGTCGCTGGGTTATCAGGGCAGTCAGGGGAGCGTTAATCTGGGTTACAATGACAGCGCAGACAGCCGGCATGTTACCTATGGCACGTCCGGTGCCCTTCTGATCCATCCTTACGGGCTAACGCTGTCACGCTCGCTGGGCGATACCGCCGTGTTAGTCCGCGCACCCGGGGCGAAAGGGGTGACGGTCAGCAACGGCAACGTACAGACCGACTGGCGTGGCTACGCCGTACTGCCGGGCGGATCGGTCTACCACAAAAACACCATCAATCTGGACCCGTCCACCCTGCCGGAAGGGGTCGATATTGACCAGACCAGCCGCAACGTTTACCCGACCAAAGGGGCGGTGACGCTGGCCAATTATCAGGTCCGGCTGGGCAGCCAGTTGCTGCTGACCCTGACACATCATGGCAAACCCGTGCCCTTTGGTGCCACCGCAACGCTGGCAGGCAACGCAGCCCAGGCCGGCAGCGGCATTGTGGGCGATAACGGCCGGGTTTATCTGAGCGGCATGCCGTCCGCCGGTCATGTGAAAGTTAAATGGGGAAACGAGGCCAATCAACAATGCACCACCCGTTATCAGGTGTCGTCCGATACCCCCGGGAAACTGGTGCAGGCTGATGCCATATGTCTATAA
- a CDS encoding fimbrial protein — MKKQILKTCAIAALCLGGMSQAIAEDVSAGTLAVSSSVTAETCKFAAIEPVSLSALVSDFTAVGNGAIVANTQKFVTIKTEKCPLWSSAKSVKLTVAGTTLASSSSYFQLLNTTGNAAITDHAVAITINDKALPPNAGINLKDPQYSPAVAGDNAITLKVGLARIGATAVKAADSKANLTVKVSYD; from the coding sequence ATGAAAAAACAAATTTTGAAGACCTGTGCGATAGCGGCACTGTGTCTGGGGGGGATGTCGCAGGCTATAGCGGAGGATGTGAGTGCCGGTACCTTGGCAGTAAGCTCTTCCGTGACCGCAGAGACGTGTAAGTTTGCAGCAATAGAGCCTGTTAGTCTCTCCGCTTTGGTATCTGATTTCACTGCGGTAGGAAATGGAGCAATCGTAGCTAACACGCAAAAATTCGTCACGATTAAAACGGAAAAATGCCCGCTGTGGAGTTCCGCGAAAAGCGTTAAATTGACGGTTGCCGGTACCACATTAGCATCATCCAGTAGTTACTTTCAGCTTCTTAACACCACGGGTAATGCTGCAATCACCGACCATGCGGTTGCTATTACGATAAATGATAAGGCTTTACCGCCAAATGCAGGAATTAACCTAAAAGATCCCCAATATAGCCCCGCAGTAGCCGGTGATAATGCCATCACGCTTAAGGTAGGGCTGGCTAGGATTGGTGCGACGGCGGTAAAAGCAGCAGACTCCAAAGCAAACCTGACCGTGAAAGTCTCGTATGACTAA
- a CDS encoding fimbrial biogenesis chaperone, with the protein MSVKRLMTAMIVTGLLGWPVTSAQAEGVGINTTRIIYPADSRATTASVSNTSKEAVYLIQATVSSTSTGDKTAPFLVTPPLFRMEPDSQNQVRIIKTGPSLPADRESLFWFTAKAIPLSSESDNRSQRNVSGGIQFAIANTIKLMYRPSGLSVSPEQGFGSLRFKPTAAGIMVTNPSPYYITLTSLKVGGQEVMTQQKVNMVSPFSDLPLLLKGGRYPAKVSWTVINDFGGESTYQGEIP; encoded by the coding sequence ATGTCAGTGAAAAGATTGATGACAGCAATGATAGTGACCGGTCTGTTAGGCTGGCCGGTTACTTCCGCGCAGGCGGAAGGGGTGGGGATCAACACTACCCGCATTATCTATCCAGCGGATAGCCGCGCGACAACCGCCTCAGTGAGCAATACCAGTAAAGAGGCGGTCTATTTGATACAGGCGACAGTCAGTTCTACTTCTACGGGAGATAAAACCGCCCCATTTCTGGTGACGCCGCCTCTGTTTCGTATGGAACCAGACAGCCAGAATCAGGTGCGCATCATCAAAACGGGTCCGTCGCTGCCTGCTGACCGGGAATCGCTGTTCTGGTTTACGGCGAAGGCCATTCCGTTAAGCTCTGAATCCGATAATCGCTCCCAGAGGAATGTCTCCGGCGGAATACAGTTTGCTATAGCCAACACGATTAAGCTGATGTATCGCCCGTCAGGATTGTCGGTTTCGCCGGAGCAGGGATTTGGTTCACTGCGCTTCAAACCGACAGCCGCGGGAATCATGGTCACCAATCCATCACCTTATTACATCACTTTAACCTCCCTAAAAGTGGGTGGACAGGAGGTGATGACGCAGCAGAAAGTGAACATGGTCTCCCCGTTCTCTGACCTCCCTCTACTACTTAAAGGAGGACGTTATCCAGCCAAAGTAAGCTGGACGGTGATTAATGACTTCGGCGGAGAATCCACCTATCAGGGGGAGATACCGTAA
- a CDS encoding fimbrial protein, with the protein MRKPWVLIRQTTLAGLLCTVSLPGGASPNTAELTLALTLEQPTCELYMQTSHVVFSSVPLTEVRYSTQHIAAAGSKPITLALSGCAGSARAGRTPAIKIAGTTLEEHPTLFRDKASTVAGNVGFGLRYQLPGGGLGIYLKNGDYVNLAPSGNAVKDRQITFLMDMRHESGTAVPTPGELTAHIQFQFDYH; encoded by the coding sequence ATGCGCAAACCGTGGGTTCTTATCAGACAGACAACACTAGCCGGTCTGCTCTGTACCGTTTCCCTGCCCGGGGGAGCGAGCCCAAACACGGCAGAACTGACGTTGGCATTGACGCTGGAGCAGCCAACCTGTGAGCTCTACATGCAGACATCCCATGTGGTGTTTTCATCCGTACCACTCACCGAGGTGCGGTATAGCACGCAACATATTGCGGCGGCGGGCAGCAAACCCATTACGTTGGCATTGTCAGGCTGTGCGGGATCAGCCAGAGCAGGCCGTACCCCGGCGATTAAAATAGCCGGTACCACGCTAGAAGAGCACCCGACGTTATTTCGGGATAAAGCGTCTACGGTGGCGGGAAATGTGGGATTTGGCCTTCGCTATCAATTGCCGGGAGGCGGGTTGGGGATCTACCTGAAAAATGGCGATTATGTGAATTTGGCACCATCGGGTAACGCCGTTAAAGACCGTCAAATTACCTTCCTGATGGATATGCGGCATGAATCCGGCACGGCTGTGCCGACTCCCGGTGAACTGACTGCGCACATTCAATTTCAATTTGACTATCACTGA
- a CDS encoding fimbrial biogenesis chaperone → MSGMESCRAAGISLNKTRVIFTQGERAQTLTVVNTTPQAWLVQVRIMEDQEKIAPAFVVTPPLFRLEANSQNSLRILPTFNQPLFPVDRESLGYVQMNAIPATQQMTDESVREQASMSVGMRIKFFWRPHSLPLLPEAAYGQLRFQSQPDGIKACNPTPYFLSLDSLTLDGQALDLNRYPSMIAPQDCVTYVGQVSQSSVSWSMINDYGGASNLFTAKVVTANVAR, encoded by the coding sequence ATGAGCGGTATGGAATCCTGTCGAGCCGCCGGTATCAGCCTAAATAAAACCCGGGTGATTTTTACCCAAGGGGAACGGGCACAAACGCTGACGGTGGTCAATACCACACCTCAGGCGTGGCTGGTGCAGGTAAGGATAATGGAAGATCAGGAGAAAATCGCACCGGCGTTTGTGGTGACACCGCCGCTGTTCAGGTTGGAAGCCAACAGTCAGAACAGCCTGCGTATTTTGCCAACCTTTAATCAGCCCCTCTTTCCGGTGGATCGGGAATCGCTCGGGTATGTCCAGATGAACGCTATTCCTGCGACTCAACAGATGACGGATGAGTCTGTTCGGGAACAGGCATCGATGAGCGTGGGGATGCGAATTAAGTTTTTCTGGCGACCGCATAGCTTGCCTCTGTTGCCGGAAGCGGCGTATGGACAGTTGCGCTTTCAGTCGCAACCCGATGGCATCAAGGCGTGCAATCCCACCCCGTATTTTCTGTCGCTGGACAGTCTCACGCTGGATGGACAGGCGCTCGATCTGAACCGCTATCCCTCCATGATAGCGCCGCAGGATTGTGTGACCTATGTTGGGCAAGTGAGTCAAAGCTCGGTGAGCTGGTCGATGATTAACGATTACGGCGGGGCTTCAAACCTATTTACCGCCAAAGTGGTTACCGCCAACGTGGCGCGTTAA
- a CDS encoding fimbrial biogenesis chaperone: protein MIYPFCFALLLGGLLKVQAAENPGLSFSPMQLSYVANDSPRGVTLSMINHTAQNYLVQGFVSPMDPDTGRFDTQTGQVPPFIVLPPLKRVEAGEQFSFRIRQLGGQLPSDRESAFVVSLRAIPGVAVPDMGAPERQTGKDSQVQVALQMNIRLFYRPQGVPARDNATVAKQVKFSLQGTQLRVENPTPYFLTFSVLKVGGQQADDRTRQAMVPPKGIQNYSFQTHSFQTHLFQTHSFQTHSFQTHSFTAGRSGSLVWRFPGDSQDRHVPL from the coding sequence ATGATTTACCCTTTCTGTTTCGCCCTGCTGTTAGGTGGCCTGTTAAAGGTGCAGGCGGCGGAGAATCCGGGGTTATCGTTCTCCCCGATGCAGTTATCTTATGTGGCTAACGATAGCCCGCGCGGCGTGACCCTCAGCATGATTAATCACACGGCACAGAACTATCTGGTACAGGGATTTGTTAGCCCGATGGACCCCGATACCGGTCGCTTTGACACCCAAACCGGGCAAGTTCCCCCTTTTATCGTTCTGCCGCCGTTAAAACGGGTTGAGGCTGGCGAGCAATTTTCGTTCCGTATTCGCCAGCTTGGCGGGCAATTACCGTCGGATCGGGAATCGGCCTTTGTGGTCTCGCTGCGGGCTATCCCCGGCGTCGCTGTACCGGACATGGGAGCACCAGAGCGCCAGACCGGCAAAGATTCGCAAGTGCAGGTCGCCTTACAAATGAATATCCGACTGTTTTATCGCCCTCAAGGGGTACCTGCTCGGGATAACGCCACGGTGGCTAAACAGGTGAAATTTTCCCTTCAAGGGACGCAGTTACGGGTGGAAAACCCCACACCCTATTTTCTGACCTTTTCGGTCCTGAAAGTCGGCGGACAACAGGCAGATGACCGTACCCGTCAGGCAATGGTGCCCCCGAAAGGCATACAAAACTATTCGTTTCAAACCCATTCGTTTCAAACCCATTTGTTTCAAACACATTCGTTTCAAACACATTCGTTTCAGACCCATTCGTTTACCGCTGGAAGATCGGGGTCGCTGGTTTGGCGTTTTCCCGGCGATAGTCAGGATCGCCATGTTCCGTTATGA